Within the uncultured Draconibacterium sp. genome, the region CATTAATCTCAAAAAAAGCCAATATCTCAAAAAGTGCAACTATCGGATTAGGGAGTGTAGTCCAGTTTGGAGTAAATGTCTCCTCAAACGTAAGCATTGGTAATTTTGTCAAACTTAATACTTATGCAAACGTTATGCATGACTCTGTAATTTCGGACTACACTACTGTTGCTCCAAATGCAGTCATATTAGGAAAAGTCAAAATTGGACAAGGGTGTTATATAGGTGCCAATTCTACTATTCTTCCAGGTTTGTCGATAGGTGATAAATCAATTATTGGTGCAGGAGCCGTTGTCACGCGTAATGTAGATAACGGACAAATTGTAAAAGGTGTTCCTGCTAAATAAAACAACATGAAAAATCAGAATATCTATACAGACAAAGAGACAAGTATTCTCGAGACGCTGAAACATATGGATGATATTCAGCGAAAACTGCTAATTGTTACAGAAAATGGGAAATATAAAAGCCTGATCAGTATTGGTGATATCCAAAGAGCTATTATTTCTAACATTGACTTGTCACAACCGATTAAAAAAATTCTGAACAGTGACGTAAAAATTGTAGCCCGTGATACTGACAGCATCGATTCCATAAAGACATTAATGCGCAAATTAAGATGCGAATTTATGCCTGTCCTATCAGAGGAAAACAATATAACAAAGGTAATTTTCTGGGAAGATATTCTTGGAGAGGAGGACAA harbors:
- a CDS encoding NeuD/PglB/VioB family sugar acetyltransferase, giving the protein MSNKIILIGGFKEIIELCEDSDIQIAGIFDRTLDKNLNGITIFGNDQQAEGLYHQLKQFPFVIAPDIPEVRMHLARYYQKIGYYPTSLISKKANISKSATIGLGSVVQFGVNVSSNVSIGNFVKLNTYANVMHDSVISDYTTVAPNAVILGKVKIGQGCYIGANSTILPGLSIGDKSIIGAGAVVTRNVDNGQIVKGVPAK